In the genome of Lathyrus oleraceus cultivar Zhongwan6 chromosome 4, CAAS_Psat_ZW6_1.0, whole genome shotgun sequence, the window attatattaACTTGAAAAAGTCgaatcaaccttgaccaaggtccaacaacaagagtcaaactcatacaagtcatcacaataggttaacacaattaattgacatttattcaaattaaaaatactaaaataatacatttaaattaaatatggtttatcaaattcctaaaacctcatcaaaacaccaaagaaatggccatgagatttatcataggccaaacaaggtcaaaggaccttggagaaaaaaattcagaatttttgaagacttaaaagtatttttaaacaattaaaaacaaacacaaaatcaattaaatcatgaaaaatattaataatgatccaaaaaataattttaattcagaatatgaaagaggaaattttttgaaatttttttggtgaaactctcatattttttggatcaatattaaaattaatatgaattaatgaaaatcaaaggaataaaaataaaaatcaaaaaatcaaaaaacgtgagccacttgatctccctcattaattgaggtggcagatcaagtggactacaacgcgcgttccatgatggaacctagtcagcgcgccacacgcgtggtaatcaaaaccaacgcctaagataAAAACATTTCAGCAGGATCCtatggctgggagacgtgccaatGCACCGCCGGAGctagagctccggtcttcttctccggtggacctcactggactggtccaccctcaaccatcaccaaaataaaaaaggaggacatgatctgaaagaaaaaatggtgtagagcacgaatctgacctcaattttaactaactccacatatatagaaagatatgaggagttgaattttgaggtgtgtcaactgagttgctttgatttgacctctaagcaactcaatcttcttgcctacattggtaggacttcagacaaccaaagatccaagagaattgagtagaattgagtgagaatcgaagagatgaaattttctaaaaattaccttcaatgttgggcagaacttgatgttgcttgcttcaaacatgatctgatcacacttgagaagtttgcaggaagtgattagcaagggtgcaaggctttggatcctagagtttttgaatctccaacagttgagattcaaactcaattttcaaattgaaaattctcaggttttcctttagaatgagagagtttgaattggggggcaaagctggcgcgcaaggtcccTTTGAATTAAGTACAtaggtcatgtatttatagcatgagggagtgatatttgcacacttgaaattttgtccaaatttagcaatgtgaatggcacgagtgcatcggtatgtacaggcccatgatgcaatgcattaaggtccaaaatcaatcatgttgaagtctgaaagaagcttgaatggcaaggcaatgtgaaatgaagtttgtacatttgatttcttccaatgaTGCAGttctgttaaagccatgcgcaaccctagcaaacctcatccacAATTCATGAACTTcggttctttggaaagcttggatcaaggggaacaagtttaatgttcaacactttttcatttggagcttggatcatggtgaattttgaggtggaaatttggaaatttcaacatgttgaaaaagtttctaagtgtaaagtcatatatctcaatattccaccttacttaactttttatgtgagctttaaatgagaaacatgtcttcatcaaagttgtagttctttcaaagaccttcaaatTGGTCACCAATTCCATGTCttttggatttataatgatagagttatgcatttttgaagttgaggaaaatcacttgttcaatggtataggtcaaaaatgacctataatgtatcctcatatcacatgctcataaaagttgaatttgctttcactccaaacatcaaagttgaagtagacatcttgaatttgatattgaaacttggaaatatttcatttcataaaaattgagcaagttatggccttgggaagttgactttcaaattagggtttagacaaaatgacctataatgtttcaacatagaaaatgatattcgaagcaaaactagctctacgtatcaacataaaagttgtttagaatgtcatttagagtaatgttgctcttggaatcattttatatggtgaaaattgtaggagatagggtctagggagacccagttttgatcagatgaattcatctggccaaccaccatcgaccaacttgctaactttcaattctcttgactttcttggctaatggtagaccatatatgcataagatgatgaattttaaagttccccttgagaaatttgatcaattggtgagatagcttgttggagaagttactcaagatacccaatcaaactagggttttcaaggcaaattatcctcaaactcttgaagaatacttgatcaatatgacatgtaaagatcattgggactcatatataatttttataaccactcttggatcaattcatggttgtgctctttgtcatgagggtctcaaaacctatatatgaacttgatagatcaatgagatcatgccttacctacaaaagagttaggaaaatacaaagacatatttttggtattttggttagtaaaaatgataaaatacaagtatgatacaatcacatggttcttggtgatctctcccaaaacaaacccaatggaataggggtaaggaggatgccaaggtgtgatcccaatgtttaatgcatatgatgaaattgcatgagggatcttagggtcaaaattgcggtcttacagctgcccctatttaaggacattctaactgaggaggtgaaggttaaaatctttgtatcgactaAGTAGAATGGGATTAAAcaacaacatagaaacaaattttggtccctaagagacctcatgatgcatatgatatgaatataAAATTTAATGCTATGTGGGGAGATatgccacaaaggaaaagaaatcaaaGAGACTGAAAAATtcgcaggagcataatgcattccataagtaaaactcactagggagacagagactctgagggggGAAACGCAGTcatgcgtaggccaggctacgacttaaaactgctgggggatTAGAGGAATTCCACACgaaatggaaagactcaaccgggGAAACAAAACAATCTGCAAGGGAcacgagtagatcaggataacaCTGAAATACTTGGATCATGcaggaaaagtgatttcactaaggaaatgcacactcaactcgacttgggaagataaacttcaacgCAAGAGGAGCAGAAActtattatccactacctgttactgggtaaggagataataaagatctgacaaagATAACATTCGTCAcaggttaggatgaacatatcaaggttGACTCGCTGGGAAAATGCCAtgagggagtattcattaccgattactgggtaagaatagtCTTGCTGGGGAAACtacagaaaataggatttacaactacctgttactgggcagaagaccaaagatgagagtatATGTCATCAGTTAgcactacaacaaacaagaccttagacagcgctttttttagccttagacagcgctttaaagcgctgtctaaacctccgctgctaaaggtttagacagcgcttttttaaatcttaaaagtgctgtctaagccccccccttagacagcgctttggccaaaagcgctttataagaccctcttattttaaattttttaggtataccttagacaacgcttttgaaaagcgctgtctaagccccacccccttagacagcgctttggccaaaagcgctttctaagaccctcctattttaatttttttaggtataccttagacagcgcttttcaaaaagtAAATGATTAAATTTGTTAGTATAGATAAATAGGAAGACAAAAGATACAATGAAGTTACACTTGTTTAAAAAGGTGTAATGTTTGAAAGATACAAAGTGAATAATGAAATAACTTATTTTCTTCATACACTTTTGAACTAGTCCATCAAGTATATAATAATAATTTGAAACAACTATCTTTCTCTAGTTTCTTATTTCTTATATAGGAGTTCCATCCAAAAAATGTTTGTAAAAGTACAATGCCTCCTCTGGTTTATATTCTGGAACAGTATGTCCAGCTCCCTgtaaaaatattattaaataatatattaagACTATTTCAATCTAAATTAATTTATTTATAGAGTAATCACATTTTAATATACATACCTTTATAGTCAGAAATGTGAGATTGTTGGCATATCCTTGTATAAACCTAAAACCAAACAAAGAAAACTTGCTCAACCTCTATATGTTAAATTAAGACGCTAAGTTTTAATGTGCTCTAGAAATACCCTGCAACTTGATCATTGATTAACCATGGTCTCCATTCATCAACAATCTTATATCCAAGTGATCTTGTCCATGCTTCCGTTCCGGTAAATGGGACACACATGTCATGATCACCACTGCAAGAAAAAAAACAATATGATAGGAATGTTGTGACTTTATAAGAATAAACCTAAAACAATGTTGTTATATGTTGGAAGATTAACCTAAATATCAATGCTGAGTATCCTTTTGAAGTAAGATTCTTGTGGTAAGGAATCATGCTCCCTAGATCATGATCGTATTCAAGCTGGAATGTACATAACTCCCATCTCCTAACTACACTTTCCTGTATTATCACAATGATCAAAATTAATAAATCCTCAAAGGACAAAAATCGATATTGTTAGGTTGGACGTCCTCACTGGGATTCAAACTCTGGTATTCACAGTTGTGTGTGAGTTTTTAGTAGTTGCTACCATTTCATTTACAGACAAAAAAAAATTGATATAGTAAAATATTAATATGATATACTTTGATAGAATCCTCACCTCTGCAGTGTGAATAGCTTTCCTGACCTCTAGATTGTTCAACCAATTCCTGGCAACCTCGTCGTTCTAAATATAATGATGAATTTTGTTACTAAAACACATTCAATCAATCTATCCATCAAATATGGATTATTAAGAATAAAAAAAGTATCGAATTAAGTAACTTACAACGCAAGCCGGAGCACTGAGACTATTGCTTGTAATTTCTGGCCAACTTGGAACAATTCCATCTCTCAAATTAGCTCTATAGGGCCAAGCACGACCAAACATTCTTTTTCTTACCGCTAGAGATTTTTCATGCATATTCACTCTTTGGCAGTTCTCCCTTATTAAGACTTTCAATGAGCTCCTGACAGATGAAATGGTAGCTATGATTTACATTTGATCATATGCAATAGTAAAACTAGTCATGTCATAATTAAACAACAATATTTCTTACGCAATTTCCTTACCGTGTTTAAATCAGATATTTCTCATACAGTTCCACAACAACAAAACTTTTCTCATTAGGTATGGTTCATAGATGGCTTTTCATATGTTTACCTCCACTTGTCCCAATTCAATCTAATATACTTTGACATATAGAGAGGAAAAATTTATTGGAAGGCAAGTGTGAAACTCTGAACAAATCAACTATTGACATTTTGTGATAAATATAGTGGAAAAACTATATATCGTGTAACTTCTAAAATCTAACTAAATTAAACATGCAAGGTATAGCACTTTTTAAGAAAGAAAGGCATAACTTTTCCTGTACAAGGATCCACTATGATGGGTTATAGAGCTCCTAGATTATATTAGAAAAAAATGTTACTTTCTCTTTCTAATATTCATGGAACTCGAGAGAACTCAAATTCGAAGATATCACTCCACACACAATAAATTTGGAAATGAAAAGCTTGCATGATCTTTAGTCGTACCTCTACAACGGGATAAAATCGAAATAGTAACCATGTTTCTTCCTCTTCGTCAGTACGATCTTTGCGTGCTGCTTGCGTTGTCTATGAAAGAAAAAAAGTTTTAATTTTATAGATAATTTGATGCGAAATAAAGCATTCAGACAGGGGCATGAAATAGAACATTTTGCAATACAATACCACCCTCAACTTGAAATATCTAATATCCTTAATGAAAAGGAATCcataaataatatatttttattgttGTTTCTTAAGTATATAAATCCTCACTTGAcatatttgtttatttattttacttCTATCAGCACGAAATGAATATATATGTTTACCTTCTGGTTACTGAACTTCAGAGAAAGCACCAGCAGCAGCAGATGCCTTCTTTGTTGATGATCCCGCCAGCAGTTGCATATTACTGATAACTTTCATGTCATCGGGTGATAGTTTTGCCAACTAGTTAGATAAACAAAACCATCAATAACGTTTGCTTACTACAGTTTTTTTTCTTTGAGTTATAgtattgca includes:
- the LOC127073767 gene encoding serine carboxypeptidase-like 20 is translated as MHEKSLAVRKRMFGRAWPYRANLRDGIVPSWPEITSNSLSAPACVNDEVARNWLNNLEVRKAIHTAEESVVRRWELCTFQLEYDHDLGSMIPYHKNLTSKGYSALIFSGDHDMCVPFTGTEAWTRSLGYKIVDEWRPWLINDQVAGFIQGYANNLTFLTIKGAGHTVPEYKPEEALYFYKHFLDGTPI